From the genome of Rarobacter incanus, one region includes:
- a CDS encoding tyrosine-type recombinase/integrase, which translates to MRITKPKPGEPIKIIETKTKGVRYRAVVDVGVGPDGKRRQDMTTHDSLTAARHWITETRAAVKDGTYLTKDRTTFDSLCNRWLDSRRDIREVTRVGYTDVLKAARVRLGKRKAQDITRSDIESFVTWLQTEGGQRGTGVSRRTVVFTLGAVRQVLAYAVTEGLLRANPAESVKAPRKQHGDSHSTAVWAISDLAQFRATADSHEWAAGWRLSLCGLRRSEVLGLTWDAIDLAAGTVEIRAGRVLLDGHRTAIDAPKSSASWRTVNAEAIHPGTVALLRQMKARQAADKLKAGRAYTDSGLVLVDALGSGIRPERYSDEFRRLCDEADVPTVRLHEVRHTIALALHRAGQAPADVASLLGHSVSTHLAFYVPSTKTGAQSAAQALGSALSAAG; encoded by the coding sequence ATGAGAATCACCAAGCCGAAGCCCGGCGAACCTATCAAGATCATCGAGACCAAGACGAAGGGCGTCCGCTACCGTGCCGTGGTGGATGTCGGAGTTGGACCAGACGGGAAACGCCGTCAAGATATGACCACACATGACAGCCTCACAGCAGCCCGTCACTGGATCACCGAGACGCGCGCAGCAGTCAAGGACGGCACGTACCTAACGAAGGACCGCACGACGTTCGATAGTCTCTGTAATCGCTGGCTGGACTCCCGCCGTGACATCCGGGAAGTAACCCGCGTGGGCTACACAGACGTCCTGAAGGCAGCACGCGTTCGGCTCGGGAAGCGAAAGGCTCAGGACATCACCCGGAGCGACATCGAATCGTTCGTGACCTGGCTTCAGACCGAAGGTGGGCAGCGCGGCACCGGAGTCTCCAGGCGGACCGTCGTCTTCACGCTCGGGGCCGTTCGGCAGGTACTCGCCTACGCGGTCACTGAAGGACTCCTACGGGCGAACCCTGCCGAATCGGTGAAGGCACCGCGTAAACAGCACGGAGACAGCCACAGCACCGCCGTATGGGCCATAAGCGACCTCGCACAGTTCCGGGCGACGGCAGACAGCCACGAGTGGGCAGCGGGCTGGCGGCTGTCACTGTGCGGGCTTCGACGCTCTGAAGTGCTCGGCCTGACATGGGACGCCATCGACCTGGCCGCTGGAACGGTGGAGATCCGTGCCGGACGCGTGCTTCTCGACGGACACAGGACCGCTATCGACGCCCCGAAGTCATCAGCGTCATGGCGGACGGTCAACGCCGAAGCCATCCACCCTGGCACGGTTGCACTTCTCCGCCAGATGAAGGCGCGCCAGGCTGCCGACAAACTGAAGGCCGGTAGAGCATATACAGACAGCGGTCTGGTGCTCGTGGACGCACTCGGCAGCGGCATCCGTCCGGAGCGCTACTCTGACGAGTTCCGGAGACTGTGCGACGAAGCCGACGTTCCAACCGTCAGGCTTCACGAAGTACGCCACACCATCGCGCTGGCACTTCACCGCGCAGGCCAGGCACCCGCAGACGTCGCCAGCCTTCTAGGCCACTCCGTCTCCACTCACCTGGCGTTCTACGTGCCATCGACCAAGACAGGTGCACAGTCAGCAGCCCAAGCGCTCGGCAGCGCACTCTCAGCGGCAGGGTAA
- a CDS encoding helix-turn-helix domain-containing protein — MSNLTRASVEELRGRATISIEEAGRMLGVSRPTAYVCADKGEIPTIRLGRQRRVPVPALLRLLGVQDG, encoded by the coding sequence ATGAGTAATCTGACGAGGGCGAGCGTGGAAGAACTTAGAGGTCGGGCAACGATCTCCATAGAGGAAGCCGGGCGCATGCTTGGAGTGAGCCGTCCAACGGCGTATGTCTGTGCTGACAAGGGAGAGATCCCAACGATCCGCCTGGGCAGGCAGCGTCGTGTTCCTGTACCGGCGCTGCTGCGGTTGCTTGGGGTTCAAGATGGCTGA